One Rhinoderma darwinii isolate aRhiDar2 chromosome 3 unlocalized genomic scaffold, aRhiDar2.hap1 SUPER_3_unloc_11, whole genome shotgun sequence genomic region harbors:
- the LOC142682179 gene encoding uncharacterized protein LOC142682179 gives MRLEQWDEWVRELGNVSTDQDRLVALLYWLGDAWEAGFSLAKVNRFISALAFGFKLRGFRGVSKEFLVGQALKGLRRGRVEADCRRPVSFSLLISLRVSLESVCRSSSEVVLFRLAFSLAFFGALRIGELVSPSTKRAGGLRLEEVSLYGDRLEVWLRRSKTDQLGKGKRIVLFVLPGSAMCPVACMHAFKPLEGSPELPLLCHEDWSFLSRYQFGAVFKKCLAAVGVATGPYSFHSFRIGAATEVGRWGLDDEGVRRIGLWESNRFRSYVRPHLL, from the exons atgcggctggagcAG tgggatgagtgggtaagagagttgggtaacgtcagcacggatcaagacaggttggtggcacttttgtactggttgggggacgcctgggaggcggggttttcgttgGCAAAGGTCAATCGTTTCATTTCTgcgttggcttttggttttaagttgcgtggCTTTCGGGGTGTGTCTAAGGAGTTTCTAGTGGGACAGGCTTTAAAGGgtctgcgtcgaggtagggtcgaagcggattgtagaaggcccgtATCGTTTTCTCTCCTTATCTCTTTGAGGGTATCGCTAGAgtctgtctgtcgttcttcaTCCGAGGTTGTGTTATTTCGGTTAGCATTTTCCTTAGCTTTTTTTGGGGCACTTAGAATTGGCGAGTTGGtttcacctagtaccaagcgggcaggggggttgagactggaggaggtgagtctatatggggatagactcgaggtatggttgcggcggtcaaaaactgaccaactggGTAAAGGTAAGCGGATAGTTTTGTTTGTCCTCCCgggatcggcgatgtgtccggtcgcttgcatgcatGCTTTTAAACCACTGGAGGGGTCGCCCGAGTTGCcgttgctatgtcacgaggattGGTCAttcttgtccagatatcaatttggcgcagtatttaaaaaatgcttggcggcggtcggCGTCGCGACGGGCCCTTACTCatttcattccttcaggattggcgcagcaaccgaGGTGGGGCGCTGGGGGCTGGATgacgagggggtgcggcgcattggcctttgggagtccaacaggtttaggtcctacgtgcgcccccatttgttatga
- the LOC142682184 gene encoding vitelline membrane outer layer protein 1 homolog, producing the protein MVTLVAAFVLIQATLTNSLFITVDNGGPWGDWGTVERCAPGTSARGFSLKVESFQGPLDDTALNGIKLYCCEPGSRTPINTITSTVSEWGNWTSISWCPKGNLKSFSLQVEPIRGLDDDTAANNVRMQCSDSTTLIGKGMPWGVYGGWSGVCADGSCGVKTKVEGSQGLGDDTALNDIQLECC; encoded by the exons ATGGTGACCTTAGTTGCAGCTTTTGTTCTCATACAAGCAACACTGACTAATAGTCTGTTTATTACAGTTGATAATGGTGGGCCTTGGGGTGATTGGGGAACTGTAGAGAGATGTGCTCCTGGGACCAGTGCCAGAGGCTTCAGCTTGAAG GTGGAGAGTTTTCAGGGACCTTTAGATGATACAGCGCTGAATGGAATCAAACTATATTGTTGTGAGCCTGGAAGCAGAACTCCCATAAACACGATCACCTCGACAGTTTCCGA GTGGGGGAACTGGACTAGCATATCTTGGTGTCCTAAGGGGAATCTCAAAAGCTTTTCCTTACAAGTTGAGCCAATACGGGGTCTTGATGATGACACGGCCGCCAACAACGTAAGGATGCAATGTTCAGATTCCACCACTCTAATTGGAAAGGGAATGCCCTGGGGAGTTTACGGAGGATGGAGTGGAGTTTGTGCAGATGGTAGTTGTGGTGTCAAAACCAAAGTAGAAGGATCACAAGGATTGGGAGATGACACCGCTCTCAATGATATCCAGCTTGAATGTTGTTAA